A DNA window from Deltaproteobacteria bacterium contains the following coding sequences:
- a CDS encoding type II toxin-antitoxin system VapC family toxin — MVGVLADFPIEWLTRGKRLTSCQRYMDKSHIVGVPSLVVFEVCRKVTTRVSEDESLRVAAWLRTFGNLNLSDEVALHAVDLSIAYKLGMADSLVLAHAIRENAQLVTLDNDFSTIKDVVVIRA; from the coding sequence ATGGTTGGAGTACTGGCCGACTTCCCGATAGAATGGCTGACGCGCGGTAAACGTCTGACTAGCTGCCAGCGCTATATGGACAAAAGCCATATCGTCGGGGTGCCGTCGCTCGTAGTTTTTGAAGTTTGCCGCAAGGTAACCACGAGGGTATCTGAAGATGAGTCCCTCCGAGTTGCCGCTTGGCTCAGGACGTTTGGGAATTTAAATCTCAGTGATGAGGTTGCTCTCCACGCCGTCGACCTTTCGATCGCGTATAAATTGGGCATGGCCGACAGTCTTGTTTTAGCCCATGCAATTAGAGAAAATGCGCAGCTCGTTACCTTAGACAATGACTTCTCTACGATCAAAGACGTAGTCGTTATTCGAGCTTGA